One Salmo trutta chromosome 26, fSalTru1.1, whole genome shotgun sequence DNA window includes the following coding sequences:
- the LOC115162929 gene encoding uncharacterized protein LOC115162929, protein MLILAHLPLLLLLGNQDSVTCIDLEKQHEVIYAVVGEPLVLNCTYNCSSGFVRGHWIKVSDCPHCPRPRETKNVTKNGDLCTLPLYFPHLSTEDFRYNYTCFSEDHESKHFSRKIEVLVSLQAQGRRSAPATTVTTDVSVTALSNHEDSIIDNEEFPVVKVLATVTVIVAAVLAAVAVYLCMSRNRYCKGKPAVIFTGTTSREGSGVGRLTTGACVTNCERVALRITPADCQSDHEVPYADIMITMRGASTPELTQISYLAPGDHRERWREEAGPEARSHLQASRSADRLHVQPREVSRKMSTNSEYAVITYS, encoded by the exons ATGCTAATTTTAGCCCATTTGCCATTGCTGCTTCTTTTGGGAAACCAAG ATTCAGTTACCTGTATCGACCTGGAGAAACAGCATGAAGTCATCTATGCAGTAGTTGGAGAACCTCTAGTATTGAACTGCACCTACAACTGCTCATCTGGATTTGTCCGTGGGCACTGGATCAAAGTCTCAGACTGTCCTCATTGTCCTAGGCCAAGGGAAACAAAAAATGTCACAAAGAATGGTGACCTCTGCACACTACCATTGTATTTTCCACATCTGTCCACGGAAGATTTTCGGTACAACTATACCTGCTTTTCTGAAGATCACGAAAGCAAACATTTCTCACGCAAGATAGAGGTTTTGGTATCACTGCAGGCACAAG GTCGACGTAGTGCCCCGGCCACAACGGTCACTACTG ACGTATCGGTGACAGCGTTGAGTAACCACGAAGACTCAATAATAGATAATG AGGAATTCCCAGTAGTCAAAGTGTTGGCAACAGTGACAGTTATTGTGGCTGCTGTGTTGGCAGCCGTGGCTGTCTACTTATGTATGAGCCGCAATCGATATTGCAAAG GAAAACCTGCTGTTATCTTTACAGG CACAACATCAAGAGAAGGATCTGGTGTTGGAAGGCTGACAACAG GTGCATGCGTAACTAATTGTGAGAGGGTGGCACTGAGAATAACTCCAGCTG ATTGCCAGAGTGATCATGAGGTTCCTTATGCTGACATCATGATTACTATGCGAGGGGCCAGCACACCTGAACTCACACAGATCTCCTACCTGGCACCGGGGGACCATAGAGAG AGGTGGAGAGAAGAGGCAGGCCCTGAAGCTAGGTCCCACCTGCAGGCCTCCCGCTCAGCTGATAGACTGCATGTCCAGCCCCGAGAGGTCTCCAGGAAGATGAGCACAAACTCTGAGTACGCTGTCATCACCTACTCTTAA